One window of Oryza brachyantha chromosome 12, ObraRS2, whole genome shotgun sequence genomic DNA carries:
- the LOC121056051 gene encoding uncharacterized protein LOC121056051, translating to MKPAWGNPVGLKIRAIGEKGNNLFIASLGCENDLKRVLGGSPWMVGRHAVILQEYDESLKPSKIAFDKMEIWVRILNLLVGWMNRQRGVRALDLIGSVIGIDVHKDGEASGPFLRGRVAIEVAKPIRRGVLLKTKKDGVPEWFEIQFEKLPFFCKSCGVMGHSELECANPAARNAQGKLPWDLHLRITEERRKKVQSFPAAVAVSFGSGSSSSSHQGRSSAARKDDKKSMDSGKRSGEGEEDEITSTLKPVAHETERAEKVLVSTANCQLFQSKKLEGEPQVRKRKLKGLDQRVLTNSRPKVPVVSSALVPIGIVNAQMNQLVDILRKALNFPNGVGVGSFGRGGGLALLWTKELCVQLQTYDKLHIDVMIMDPVTDSELWRFTGFYGDFNEILDASEQFGGVGRLERQMDGFRDAVAVCGFHNLGFVGLPYTWDNRQKCDKNIKVRLDRALVTSSFLDMFSDVSPSRERSVFGQVKKELERLRFQLEEIQRKSIGSGPSREERKLMVRLAELLSREETMERQRSRINWLKEGDRNTRFFQASARERSRVNKITGLRTSDGLSAMAQSEMECLVLSFYKDLFSAQCNSEPDEVLQHVTARVTDVMNEQLLKPFSSEEVKKSLFMMGPNKSPEPDGFTTGFYQHHWEDIGPSLTSSVLDFLNGATVSDGLNQTTVVLIPKVIANRLKLLLEEVISEEQSAFVPERLITANVLVAYECTHYLKRKKGKSGACAIKLDLAKAYDRVEWDYLHGMLLKLGFAESFVNLVQ from the exons ATGAAACCTGCATGGGGAAATCCGGTTGGCCTGAAGATAAGGGCGATCGGGGAGAAAGGTAATAACTTGTTTATTGCTTCACTGGGTTGTGAGAATGATTTGAAGCGGGTTTTGGGGGGCTCACCTTGGATGGTGGGTAGGCATGCGGTCATACTGCAAGAGTATGATGAAAGCCTCAAGCCGTCTAAAATTGCTTTTGATAAAATGGAGATTTGGGTGAGGATTCTGAACCTTCTAGTTGGATGGATGAACAGACAACGGGGAGTTCGTGCTCTAGACCTTATTGGGTCAGTGATTGGCATTGACGTACATAAGGATGGTGAAGCTAGTGGCCCTTTTCTACGTGGTCGAGTAGCTATTGAAGTGGCAAAACCTATTAGGAGGGGAGTGCtattaaaaacaaagaaagatgGAGTGCCTGAGTGGTTTGAAATTCAGTTTGAGAagcttcctttcttttgtaaatCGTGTGGGGTTATGGGTCATTCAGAGTTGGAGTGTGCCAACCCTGCTGCTCGAAATGCCCAGGGTAAGTTACCATGGGACTTACATCTTAGGATAACGGAGGAAAGACGCAAAAAGGTACAAAGCTTTCCGGCCGCTGTAGCAGTTTCATTTGGAAGTGGCTCTTCGTCGAGCTCCCACCAGGGCCGAAGTTCAGCTGCGCGGAAGGATGATAAAAAGTCGATGGATAGTGGTAAAAGGAGCGGGGAAGGTGAGGAGGATGAGATCACCTCGACTCTAAAACCTGTTGCTCATGAAACTGAACGGGCTGAGAAGGTACTGGTATCAACTGCAAACTGCCAACTGTTCCAGTCCAAAAAACTTGAGGGAGAGCCCCAAGTCCGCAAGAGGAAATTGAAGGGTTTGGACCAAAGAGTACTAACAAATAGCCGACCAAAAGTGCCAGTAGTTTCTTCAGCATTGGTTCCAATCGGGATAGTGAATGCTCAGATGAACCAACTG GTTGATATTTTGAGGAAGGCTTTGAACTTCCCGAATGGTGTTGGGGTTGGAAGTTttggccgaggcggcggatTAGCCTTGTTGTGGACTAAGGAGCTTTGTGTGCAGCTGCAAACGTATGATAAGCTGCATATTGATGTCATGATCATGGATCCTGTAACGGATTCAGAGTTGTGGCGTTTTACTGGCTTCTATG GGGATTTCAATGAGATTCTTGATGCAAGTGAACAATTTGGTGGAGTGGGGAGATTGGAACGCCAGATGGATGGATTCCGGGATGCAGTGGCTGTGTGTGGCTTCCATAATCTGGGGTTTGTTGGCTTGCCCTACACTTGGGATAATAGACAGAAGTGTGATAAGAATATAAAAGTGAGACTTGATCGTGCTCTAGTGACATCATCCTTCTTGGACATGTTCTCTGATGTTTCT CCTTCTCGAGAAAGATCTGTTTTCGGTCAAGTAAAAAAGGAGCTGGAGCGTCTTCGCTTTCAGCTAGAGGAAATTCAACGAAAATCAATTGGATCTGGGCCTTCTCGAGAAGAAAGGAAGTTGATGGTGAGACTGGCAGAACTGCTGAGCCGTGAAGAAACAATGGAAAGGCAGAGATCTCGTATCAATTGGCTCAAAGAGGGAGACCGGAACACCAGATTTTTCCAAGCTTCTGCAAGGGAAAGATCGAGAGTGAATAAAATTACTGGGCTCCGGACGTCTGATGGCCTTTCGGCCATGGCCCAGTCGGAAATGGAATGTTTGGTGCTCTCCTTCTATAAGGATCTTTTTTCGGCCCAATGCAACTCTGAACCTGATGAAGTCCTGCAGCATGTCACAGCTCGAGTAACTGATGTGATGAATGAACAGCTGCTAAAGCCGTTTTCTAGTGAGGAAGTCAAGAAATCCCTTTTTATGATGGGTCCAAATAAATCACCAGAGCCAGATGGTTTTACTACGGGCTTCTATCAGCACCACTGGGAGGATATTGGGCCAAGTCTAACGAGTTCTGTGCTCGATTTCCTGAACGGGGCTACAGTGTCCGATGGCTTGAATCAGACAACAGTGGTTCTGATTCCCAAG GTGATTGCCAATAGATTGAAGCTTCTGTTGGAGGAAGTGATATCAGAAGAGCAAAGTGCTTTTGTGCCGGAAAGATTAATAACTGCCAATGTGCTGGTTGCTTATGAGTGCACACATTATTTGAAAaggaagaaaggaaaaagtgGTGCATGTGCTATCAAGTTAGATTTGGCGAAGGCTTATGACAGGGTAGAGTGGGATTATCTCCATGGGATGCTACTCAAGTTGGGTTTTGCGGAGTCCTTTGTGAATTTG GTCCAGTGA